One region of Drosophila kikkawai strain 14028-0561.14 chromosome 2R, DkikHiC1v2, whole genome shotgun sequence genomic DNA includes:
- the LOC108070769 gene encoding centromere-associated protein E produces MAQDPESTPEVLQVLETTEATAEQAEIAIAPVVLPSEARLEVAVEAPKSKEKLSQASESRETLSQASELKETLSQASELKETLSQDHARKETGPATELEPEPESLPTEHTKIAFSNEVHQVEGENRVDVEGDALSEEELKTKMQQERKQRRKEAINKRYNFGTTGEEPTEMEDMVGEEEEEHEEHQEEHQEEHQEEHQEEHQEEHQEEHQEDQQAEDKEDYKDEEGLGSSGSILEEEESDIEEPKLRVKEAPTRGIFGALKQDTAKDDKIFYKDTKYDNIDSPSVLSAKSSKSIKSSKSIKIASDTVQLKSDFLRNFEMPSLSDISEENEPVYPPQKDNSITSMDEDRGYFVDPTTGALLSSSSSSDQISLFGQESQDDMAAAADLQEGSSEILEMHDSIVVPFPEAKKKALTFDDLHDSFIALQNKLELEDEEEIPMKELGVDTIVHDFVEDLLQKIVTAYESQRLDDRLRLKCDKTKLANELRNITDTYICEKALNDMLNTRLADYYKRLRNNRVFAQLNEERMSYYYARYFNALCTVDNLNLHVDTIKHKYAAQINKVILNLQGVHSVVFTSEAVLEQKMRKYLVRPDSEFLKRYVDWALRQMNAKRNEISDMRIRLITKQHTLGHLQARLKELETLSSTVSIQDYICIQNDVINLQKKIEERNVDLNKIRSQYLMEVHHTHHNREKALALGDKLQLNKITLTKAINKQRSLRARLYSEKLERTKIREKRKELTFQGGILAMPSLMYEYDHTVEQVKESQERVTKLRDTVKAITRRVSLLTARSI; encoded by the exons ATGGCCCAAGACCCCGAGTCCACCCCGGAAGTACTGCAGGTCCTCGAGACCACTGAGGCAACTGCAGAGCAGGCGGAGATTGCAATTGCCCCCGTGGTCTTGCCTTCTGAGGCAAGGCTCGAAGTCGCAGTGGAGGCTCCCAAGTCAAAGGAGAAGCTCTCCCAGGCGTCCGAGTCAAGGGAAACGCTCTCCCAGGCTTCCGAGTTAAAGGAAACGCTCTCCCAGGCTTCCGAGTTAAAGGAAACGCTCTCCCAGGACCATGCTCGGAAGGAAACTGGACCAGCTACCGAGTTGGAGCCGGAGCCGGAAAGCCTGCCCACGGAACACActaaaattgcattttccaaCGAAGTACACCAGGTTGAAGGGGAAAATAGGGTTGATGTCGAAGGTGATGCCTTATCGGAAGAAGagctaaaaactaaaatgcaaCAAGAACGAAAGCAGCGCCGAAAGGAAGCGATAAACAAACGCTACAATTTTGGTACGACTGGTGAAGAGCCCACGGAAATGGAGGATATGGTCGGTGAGGAAGAGGAAGAGCATGAGGAGCACCAGGAGGAGCATCAGGAGGAGCATCAGGAGGAGCATCAGGAGGAGCATCAGGAGGAGCACCAGGAGGAGCACCAGGAGGACCAACAGGCAGAGGACAAGGAGGACTACAAGGATGAAGAAGGGTTAGGATCTTCTGGCTCTATCTTAGAGGAGGAAGAGAGTGACATTGAGGAACCCAAGTTAAGAGTTAAGGAAGCCCCGACTCGGGGAATTTTCGGGGCCCTGAAACAAGATACCGCCAAAGATGACAAAATCTTCTACAAGGATACCAAGTACGATAATATTGATAGTCCCAGCGTCCTATCGGCTAAATCGtctaaatcaattaaatcgtctaaatcaattaaaatcgccTCGGACACTGTCCAGTTGAAGTCCGACTTTCTGCGCAACTTTGAGATGCCCAGCCTGTCGGACATATCGGAGGAGAATGAGCCCGTTTACCCGCCACAAAAGGACAATTCAATCACTAGCATGGACGAGGATAGGGGCTACTTTGTAGATCCAACTACTGGAGCTTTGCTCTCAAGCTCGTCTTCCTCGGATCAGATTTCGCTTTTCGGACAAGAAAGCCAGGATGACATGGCGGCAGCTGCCGACCTTCAGGAGGGCTCTTCCGAGATTTTGGAGATGCACGATAGTATTGTCGTTCCCTTTCCTGAGGCAAAGAAGAAGGCGTTAACCTTTGATGACCTTCATGATTCCTTTATTGCGCTTCAAAACAAATTGGAACtcgaggatgaggaggaaaTTCCCATGAAGGAACTCGGAGTGGACACCATAGTTCATGATTTCGTGGAAGATCTACTACAGAAGATAGTCACAGCATATGAATCTCAGAGATTAGACGATAGACTGCGGTTGAAGTGCGACAAGACGAAGCTGGCTAATGAACTGAGAAATATCACCGACACTTACATTTGCGAGAAGGCCTTAAACGATATGCTAAACACCCGGCTCGCGGACTACTACAAGCGTCTCCGGAACAACCGGGTCTTCGCACAGCTGAACGAGGAAAGGATGAGCTACTACTACGCCCGCTACTTCAATGCCCTGTGCACGGTGGATAACCTGAACTTGCACGTGGACACAATTAAGCATAAATACGCCGCCCAGATTAACAAGGTGATACTCAACCTGCAAGGGGTCCATAGCGTTGTCTTCACCTCAGAGGCAGTGCTAGAGCAAAAAATGCGCAAGTACCTCGTTCGGCCAGACTCCGAATTCCTCAAACGCTACGTCGATTGGGCACTACGACAAATGAATGCGAAGCGGAACGAGATCAGCGACATGCGAATCCGTCTAATCACCAAACAGCACACCTTGGGCCACCTTCAGGCG AGACTTAAGGAACTGGAAACTCTCAGCAGCACTGTAAGCATCCAGGACTATATATGTATTCAGAACGACGTAATTAACCTGCAGAAGAAAATTGAAG AGCGCAATGTGGACCTAAACAAGATACGTAGCCAGTATCTGATGGAAGTTCACCACACCCATCACAATAGGGAGAAGGCTCTCGCTCTGGGAGACAAGCTGCAACTTAATAAGATCACGCTGACCAAGGCCATCAATAAGCAGCGATCTCTGCGTGCCAGGCTGTATAGCGAAAAGCTGGAGCGCACAAAGATCCGGGAAAAGCGCAAGGAGCTGACCTTCCAGGGCGGCATCCTGGCGATGCCCTCGCTGATGTACGAGTACGACCATACCGTTGAGCAGGTAAAGGAGAGTCAGGAGCGGGTGACCAAGCTAAGAGACACTGTGAAGGCGATCACACGCCGTGTCTCCCTACTTACAGCACGGAGTATCTAG
- the Mp20 gene encoding muscle-specific protein 20, with translation MSLERAVRAKIAGKRNPEMDKEAQEWVEAIIGEKFPAGQAYEDVLKDGQVLCKLINILAPNSVPKVNSSGGQFKFMENINNFQKALKDYGVPDIDVFQTVDLYEKKDIANVTNTIFALGRATYKHDDFKGPFLGPKPADECKRDFTDEQLKAGQTIVGLQAGSNKGATQAGQNLGAGRKILLGK, from the exons ATGTCTCTAGAGCGTGCCGTTCGTGCCAAG ATTGCCGGCAAGCGCAATCCCGAGATGGACAAGGAGGCCCAGGAATGGGTTGAGGCCATCATTGGTGAGAAGTTCCCCGCCGGCCAGGCCTACGAGGATGTGCTTAAGGACGGCCAGGTGCTGTGCAAGCTGATCAACATCCTGGCGCCCAACTCGGTGCCCAAGGTCAACTCCTCGGGCGGCCAGTTCAAGTTCATGGAGAACATCAACAACTTCCAGAAGGCGCTCAAGGATTACGGTGTGCCCGATATCGATGTCTTCCAGACCGTCGATCTGTATGAGAAGAAGGACATTGCCAACGTGACCAACACCATTTTCGCTCTGGGCCGTGCC ACCTACAAGCACGACGATTTCAAGGGTCCCTTCCTGGGCCCCAAGCCCGCTGATGAGTGCAAGCGCGACTTCACCGATGAGCAGCTGAAGGCCGGCCAGACCATTGTTGGTCTGCAGGCCGGTTCCAACAAGGGAGCCACCCAGGCTGGCCAGAACCTCGGCGCTGGCCGCAAGATCCTGCTCGGCAAGTAA
- the LOC138928013 gene encoding uncharacterized protein yields MTTDTIKDLEESPVLLQDEEAQELTFQEVIPQESPLQEVIPQESTLQAVVAQESILQAVVPQESLLQNVVPQETSMQDEVPPNSLAEEVGTLSGGKLLRDEQMATKLRRVQEVCRRLKLQEQKEREMLLQLEKGTSSPDDSSWEQYAFQENIEEDIESQNFESNVSWTSVTSDGDEDPLKRHSEVDSESSLDPLRTAVDGLMLVPSISDLSLSDDFVIEHVVSQKSFAPGGPVIQTESDSELSSESQSADLSELQSGHSLQKVEVDNEKEDTSSSIESVAQTPIITKQSQISFLNQFFSMNTIYSQAEQQISKPTDTKLIIKNFITVLITNVIDGLNHDQLLRTQLDKNKLISGLLDGMEQLIEVANLNRALNQLMVEHYLLTKNKRALEELSDRDRLSYQERYSKGLASVALGEDRVALIKVKVGKLTTKAQLELNNAMYAALGTEHHLEQTVRQVLIRSDSENDLLKRLVARELRLMQHYRREVGDNRYLLIIQKHNLAKLEEEIKELGYVDDHVSMDDFLCLQSKLQGIERKVEDRNAELKMMRAKYHKELTQGQHNREKMLALQHRLIFRRDQLAKRNIKKTELRNQLYLAKIQRKSIRAKTNELVFQGGIISMPSLMYDYDRTQVYIQETRERVAGLKETVQSLIQRISFVCQKDTNSSINY; encoded by the exons ATGACGACTGATACAATTAAGGATTTGGAGGAGTCGCCTGTACTACTGCAGGATGAGGAAGCCCAGGAATTAACATTCCAGGAGGTGATACCCCAAGAGTCTCCACTGCAGGAGGTGATACCCCAAGAGTCTACACTGCAGGCGGTGGTTGCCCAGGAGTCAATACTGCAGGCGGTGGTACCCCAAGAGTCATTGCTGCAGAATGTGGTACCCCAGGAGACATCGATGCAGGATGAGGTACCGCCGAATTCACTGGCGGAAGAAGTAGGAACCTTAAGCGGTGGCAAGCTACTACGCGATGAACAGATGGCGACGAAACTGAGGCGCGTTCAGGAAGTCTGCCGCCGACTGAAGTtgcaggagcagaaggagAGAGAAATGCTACTGCAACTGGAGAAGGGAACAAGCTCCCCTGATGACTCTTCATGGGAACAGTATGCCTTTCAGGAAAATATCGAAGAAGACATTGAAAGCCAGAATTTTGAATCCAATGTGTCATGGACATCCGTCACATCTGATGGTGATGAAGACCCCCTCAAGAGGCACAGTGAAGTGGACAGCGAGAGCTCCCTAGATCCCTTGAGGACGGCGGTCGATGGGCTAATGTTAGTGCCCAGCATCTCAGACTTGTCGCTGTCCGATGACTTCGTAATAGAACACGTAGTGTCCCAGAAATCCTTTGCCCCTGGCGGACCCGTAATCCAAACCGAGAGCGACAGCGAGCTGTCGTCCGAATCGCAATCAGCGGACTTGAGCGAATTGCAATCGGGCCATTCGCTCCAGAAAGTCGAGGTCGATAATGAAAAAGAGGATACGTCGTCGTCCATCGAATCAGTCGCGCAAACTCCCATTATCACCAAGCAAAGTCAAATCTCGTTTCTCAATCAGTTTTTCTCCATGAATACCATATACTCCCAAGCTGAACAGCAAATTTCAAAGCCCACGGATACGAAACTGATCATTAAAAACTTCATTACCGTGCTCATTACCAATGTGATTGATGGTCTCAATCACGATCAGCTGTTACGGACTCAGCTTGATAAGAATAAGCTCATCAGCGGACTACTGGACGGCATGGAGCAGCTTATAGAAGTGGCGAACTTGAACAGGGCGCTTAACCAATTGATGGTCGAACACTACCTCTTGACTAAGAATAAACGCGCCCTTGAAGAGCTTTCGGACCGAGATAGGTTAAGCTACCAAGAACGCTACAGTAAGGGACTAGCCAGCGTGGCCCTGGGAGAGGATCGCGTTGCCTTGATCAAGGTCAAGGTCGGCAAGCTGACCACCAAGGCGCAGTTGGAGCTTAATAATGCCATGTACGCCGCACTCGGCACCGAGCACCATTTGGAGCAGACTGTGCGCCAAGTCCTCATCCGGTCAGATTCCGAGAATGATCTGCTGAAGCGCCTGGTAGCGCGCGAGCTGCGCCTAATGCAGCATTACCGGAGGGAGGTCGGCGACAACCGGTATTTGCTGATTATTCAGAAGCACAATCTTGCCAAGTTAGAAGAA GAAATCAAAGAGCTGGGCTACGTGGATGACCATGTGAGCATGGACGACTTCTTATGCCTGCAGAGCAAATTACAGGGCATCGAAAGAAAAGTTGAAG ACCGAAATGCTGAGCTGAAAATGATGCGCGCAAAGTACCACAAAGAGCTAACCCAGGGTCAGCACAATCGAGAAAAAATGCTGGCACTGCAACACAGACTAATATTTCGCAGGGATCAGTTAGCGaaaaggaatataaaaaagacCGAGCTTAGGAACCAGCTGTACCTCGCAAAAATTCAGCGCAAAAGTATAAGGGCGAAGACCAATGAGCTGGTTTTCCAGGGCGGTATTATTTCCATGCCATCTCTGATGTACGACTACGACAGGACACAGGTCTACATCCAGGAGACGCGGGAGCGCGTAGCAGGGCTCAAGGAAACCGTCCAGTCCCTTATTCAGAGAATAAGCTTTGTGTGTCAAAAAGATACTAATAGCAGTATAAATTATTGA